Below is a genomic region from Zea mays cultivar B73 chromosome 9, Zm-B73-REFERENCE-NAM-5.0, whole genome shotgun sequence.
ATTGATCATTCAGCACAACCATATGTGGCAGTCACAGAAAATAGTTCTGCAAGCTGTACTTTTGCTCAAGGATAAACCTGATATTTTCTTTGGGCCTAGTTATGAGGTTGCCCTCCTTTTTTCCACTTTGCAATCTTGCCCCTACTGTTTTTGGAAACAGTAGAGGCAATGGTTCAACGTGAAAAATAGGACAAACTCGCAGTTGCCTGGACAGCAATGTTTGGGCAACCATGCAATTATCTATTACCAAAATTTGTAGGCCATCAATGTATCACTGTAGTTCTTATCCTTTTATACCTATGTACTCACCGTTTTGAAGTTTTACTACGTGTAATTTATTGAAGTTCGATCAGAAATGTCATAAGCAGCTTAATTTTTATTTGGAAGGTCAAGCTTTATACTTTGGTTCATGttgggtttcatctctagcctaccccaacttgcttgggactcgaAGGCTTTGCTATTGTTTGAAATTTTGGTAATAAATGTATATGTAATCTGAAACATGTAATAGATTTTTTGTACCATAGATAAGTCCTAAAACTTCTAATGAGAATTCTCTTAATTGACCATTGAGCTTGTGCTATGCTTTTATGCAGGAATAAATGTTCTATGTGGTGTGGGAATCCTATCAACACCTTATGCCATCAAACAAGGCGGGTGGCTTGGACTGGTGATACTCTGTTTATTTGCAATTCTAGCTTGGTATACTGGTGTGCTCCTGCGCCGCTGCCTGGACAGCAAGGAGGGCCTTGAGACATACCCAGATATTGGTCATGCCGCCTTTGGAGCCACCGGCCGTATAGCCATCTCAGTATGGTTCAAATCATTAATCCTATAAATAACAACTGCCATTCAATTTCTGCACATTTTCAATATGATGTGAATGGAGGAATGCTTTTGTACTAacttacctttttccttgtttGTGGTTTCCCTGTTGCAGATAATCCTGTATGTGGAACTGTATGTAAGTGCTTATTGCCAACCTTCTATCCCAATCAGAATTAGGCGTTCCAAGTAGTGAAATGAAACAATCTGCACCCAACAACTTGCATAGCCTATAAAGAACCAGAAAGGGAAAACACCATAGCTATCAACACTAAGGTTACTACACTATAAGCTCAATTATAATGCCATCTTTCAAATAAAAATAAAGAAAGAAGTACCTtcacaagaagaagaaaaaagcTCTGGTTCAACATGATGATAGGTCATTAGCCATATTCATGCTAATCCATATGCCGTGATAATTCAAGTTGAAATTGCTAGAGTTAGACAAGAACCAAAATAATATCAACCTCCTAGACAATAGTAAGACCATGCAAAGTAGACTGTAGAAGTGACAAAGGTTGGGGGCTAAGGTCATTCTTTCAGTAAAATAGAAAACACGGCAGGTTTAGCCGTTTAGGGTCTTCTGATGTTGAAACTAAAGGTAATGTTTCTTTCTTTTTGATGAATAACAGTCCTAATCTGCTGTGCAGGCCTGTTGCATCGAGTATCTGATATTGGAAGGTGACAATTTATCAAAATTATTCCCTAATGCGCACCTGAGCGTTGGGAGCTTGACAATGAACTCCCATGTACTTTTCACAATCTTGACTACCATCATAGTCATGCCGACCACTTGGCTTCGTGACCTTAGCTGCCTGAGCTACCTTTCAGGTCTCCATTTATCTGTTGCTTTGCATTTTGGTTGACAATGCATTGTCAGTCAGTGTGTATTCTTTGCATTTAGTTCAGATGTCTACCCTCTTGGTGTACCACTCATGGTTTCTCACTATGTTGTGTTTGTAGCTGGAGGTGTTTTTGCATCAATCCTTGGAGTCATCTGCCTATTCTGGGTAGGAGTTGTTGATAATGTTGGCTTTGAGAACAAAGGAACTGCTCTGAACCTCCCTGGAATCCCTATTGCAATTGGATTGTATGGTTATTGCTACTCAGGGCATGGGGTGTTTCCAAACATCTACTCTTCTCTGAAGAAGCGCAATCAGTTCCCTTCAATCCTTTTTACTTGGTAATTAGCTTATCCATAATCCATATTCTTTTTTCCCCTGAAATGTAGCGCTCATATTTTTTTTTATTATCAGCATTGGGCTGTCTACCATTTTATTTGCTGGTGCAGCGGTGATGGGATACAAAATGTTTGGTGAAGCCACACAGTCTCAGTTTACACTGAACTTACCAGAGAATTTAGTGGTTTCAAAGATTGCAGTTTGGACCACGGTAATTTTCGCTGTATAAACCATTTGAAATTTCATTTCTAAAAGAAGTTAAGAGACCTGAACTTTTGGTTTGCTTAGTGCATGGAACAATGATATCATGGCATATGCCTTTCATGCCACGATAAAACTTGCCTAAGCTAATCTTATTAGGATCTTTTGTCTAGGATATTAGTCTTTTTTATCTGATTTGAGCAGTTCTCATATTTTGATTATATCATGCTGAACAAGTCTCTCAACTTCTATTGCAGGTGGCAAATCCAATAACCAAATATCCTTTCTTATATTTGGCTGGGTAATTCTTTGTTTTTCATGATACTTGTCAAACTTTCTATGTCCTTAACGAATAATCACATATGCATTAACCATAACCCCACTGACTATGAGTTTGGAAGAGTTGCTtccaccaaatcaacagaagtacTCAAACATAGTCATGCTTAGATCAGCCCTGGTGGTGTCAACCCTCCTCATTGCTCTATCTGTACCCTTTTTTGGTAAGTTCATGAGCGTATTTGGTACACTAataaggtgtttggtttgagaaataagTTAGTCCATTATCTTCTcactcacttttttgtttggttttgtAGAATGGAATAAGTTAATCCATTACCACATCATTCCTTATGGGGGTGTTTAGTTTGAGGAATCACTCCATTCAAAatgaggtgatgcatcataaattcattcctcatattagtactaactaactataaggaatgaggtggtgatgaatCAACTCATTACATTccataaaccaaacaaaaaagtgaggagtgagaagatgatggactagcttATTCATCAAACCAAACAACCTATATAGCTAGTTAGTACTAACATGAGGAATGAGAATTTGAGAAATGGACTCATGATACACCACTTCATTTTGGATGAAGTGATTTCTGAAACCAAACATCTTCTAAGTCACCAATCAATCATGACACCAACCTGTTTTTTTTGAGTTTTGACAGGACTTGTGATGGCCTTAGTTGGTTCTTTACTTACGATGCTTGTGGTAAGGATCTGTGTTCACCTCATCAGATGTTAAATGCTTATTATGAATCCGTGAGGCTAAAGCATGCTTTCATTGTAGACCTATATTCTACCTTGCGCGTGCTTTTTAGCAATTCTTAGGAGAAAAGTGAGCTGGCACCAGGTATGTATATTTGCAATTAATACTTACCAGAGTTGCATTGTTTCGTTAACAAATAAGCAGAGATGTCAGTATCCTACCTAAGATGCTGATTTGCTTTGAAACATGGTAGAACTAATGCTCTGTCCCTCACTTTGCGTCATGCTAATGCTATTAATGGGACTTCTTTCGATCGGCAGGTAGCAGTATGCTCGTTCATCATCGTGGTTGGGGTTTGCTGCGCTTGTGTGGGAACATACTCGTCTCTGTCAAAGATAATCCAGAACTACACATGATACAGTTGTTCCTGCAATCCAAATTTATGTCCAAACTCAATGAGCCAAACTGCCCAGCAAATTAGTCAAGTCGATGTATCATAAATTTGTGAGATGTCCATGTTTGCATGTTAATGGATCAACACAAATAATACGTTTGTGGCAAGGATTTGAGACAATATTTCTGAACAAAAGATGAGGTTGATTTTGTGTTGTGGATGTCTCGTGTCAAGATTCTTTGCGAGCAAATGGAGAAGAAAATTAAATTAAGAGAAGGAACCTGCATTGTTGTTGTTGGGCAGAAGAATTGCAGCGAAGAATGTGAGGGGGTTTGCTTCCTGCTTTTAGGGATCAGTTTTTGAATCCATGTTTATTCGTTTAAAATCTACGTGGGATATGCCTAACAGTCACAGCTTTGTTTGGAACCTTAAAATTGGCAAACACCCTCCTCACGATTAACAATTATTTTATTAGCTGACTTAATCCAGATAATAATTTATTAGATTACTAACAATTAGCTCTAGGGGTTCCAAACAATTAGCTCTTCCTCCATAGTATCACTTTATAGAGATTAATCTTTTAAAAGGTAAGCTGATTAAGGTGAAGATCTCAACGTTGATGATCAAAGGATCTAAAATGAATGGATTCTagagcaatcaagaacacaagtaaGAACAGAAAAGGTGCAATCAACTGAATCATTTACGAATGCGGGGTTCAGCAAACTAAAGGTCGATGTTGATAGATTGAATCTAAGCTAAAACCTAAGCTCTATCATGGATGGCGACTGTTGATTATATAGTCTAAGGGATGTGCAAGGACTCCTATCCACATCCATAATATCAACATCCATAAGAGTCCCAATACGTTACATGCCCCAAACAACCCTATTTATCTTGACATATTCTACATATTGATTTGTTTCATCGATTCTCGTCTATATGGAATTTGCACCTTAAAGCAATGTCATTAGTTAGGTAATGAAATTAGCTTTCCATCTATATATGaatcaccaaaaatagtttaTATACGTCATGAGTGTCTATTTTACTCCAGCCTCGCCTAGATTACGAGGACTCAAACTTGGCTAGGATTGAGACTCCAACTTGGTTTGGATGTTATCGTTTTTTTTGATAGAACAGGAGGGGCGAGCCCCTACTGGAATTTTATTAAAACTTTAAAACGACAGAGTTAGGAACATACAGGAAGATATATTACAGAAGGTTATAAGTGTTGGTTTCTACTGCCAATGTTGAAGCCATTCAGGGATGGCCGAATCGAATCTGCCTTTAGCTCTATGAGTGACTAGATGTAATTCTTTTGTGAACTCATTTTTACATTGTTGCACCGTTGGGTCCTTGTCCTGAAAAAGCCAGGTATTACGGCACTTCCAAATGCTCCAAGTCATGAGAATGACGATTTCCATAGAGAAGGGAACATTGAGATGCTGTTCTAGATTTGCTGCAGCATCCACAGGATTAGTAATTCTTGGGGGCGTCAAACCAATTGAATTCCAGCAGACCTTCGCGAAGTTACATCTGAGGAAAAGATGATAAAGAGTTTCCTCCTTTTGCCAGATGCAGTTCTCACAAGTGTAAGACTCAAGAGTCATGTTTTTCCTCTTCAACATATCCCTTGTATTGAGTCTGTTCTTTAACCAAAGCCAAAAAAACCTTATGCTTTGGTTGACATTTATTTTTCCAAAGCGATCTGAAAATCTGATGAACTTGAGCCTGACCCATCAAATGCCTATAAGTCTTCTTTGTAGAGAAATTTTCAGATCCCCAAATGAGTTTCCAAGCATCCTTTGCGTTGGTCACCGCGATTTGTCCCCAAGTTTCGTCTAATTCAAGAAATTGTTCATAGGCCTGCACTGACAGAGGAAGCTGAAAAATCTCAATAAGGTGGTCCTTTTGTTTAGCTTCTTTGACAGTAAGTTTGCTGTTACAGGCGAAGGAAAATAATTCGGGATATTGATGGGCCGGAGTGCCCTTATTCCACATATCTCCCCAGAAAAGAATAGTTCTCCCATCACCAATAGTTGGGGCGACCAGTCCCTTGAAATCTTGGACAAGACTAAGCAAACTTTTCCACCAAAAGGAACCAATTTTTGAGCAGCTAGGGAGCCTGTCTGTCCTGTAGTAGTTGTTCTTAACCAGATTTACCCAAGGTAGATCATGATTATTGAAGAACTTGTGCAAAAACTTCAAAAGCAAAGCCTTGTTGTGCGTCTCCAATCTGACCACTCCAAGGCCCCCATTTTTTTAGTCTGAGTAAACATGCTCCAAGCAGCCAGAGCTGGTTTCTTCGAGTTGACGTCATTTCCTCTCCATAGACAATGTTTCCGATAAGAATCAATCTTCTTGACCGTGGCAACCGGAATTTTCAGGGTGCACATCAGAAAGGTCGGGAGAGCTGAGAACACCGAGTTAACAAGCTCTAACCTACCGGCCTGGGAGAGGAGAGCAGAAGTACAGGACAATCTCTTCTCAATCCTATGAATGAGCGGTAAAAAGTGGTAGATTTTAGGCTTTGACAGACCAAGCGGAACACCAAGGTAGGTGAAGGGAATTGAACCCGTCTGACAGTTGAATGTTCTGGCTAGAATCTCCATTTTAGCTGAGCAAACATTGATGGGGTACATACTTGATTTATTATAGTTCACCTTGAGCCCCATCGATGTTGCAAAAGAGTTAAGAACGACTCTGAGAAAAAAATAATTGTCTAGGGCAAGCTTCCATTATCAATAATGTGTCATCAGCATATTGAACGATCGGAAAATCTTGACCACAGTTCGCGGCGAGGGGCAACTTGAGCAGGTTTTGTTGACGCGCTTTATTGATGATGCTCTGAAGCAGATCCGCCGCAAGGACAAAAAGGAGAGGCGAGAGGGGGTCTCCCTGTCTAACCCCGCGCTTGCAATGGAAAGTTTTCCCTGGGACGCCATTAAGGAGGACCGAGGACGTACCAGACTGAAGAATATCCCTAATCCAGCTCATCCACCTGGGCCCAAAACCTCTATGCGACAGCACCTGAAGAATCAGCTCATGCTCAAGTGTATCAAAGGCCTTTTCAAAATCCAATTTGAGCACAATGATCTCTTTTTTTGAGATATGACAAAGATGAATATATTCATATGCCCAGGCCAAGCAGTCCTGAATGGTTCTTCCTTTGATGAAGCCATATTGATTTTTGTGAACAAGGGAAGTCATCACTGTCTGTAAACGATTGACCATCACCTTAGTGATGATTTTCATAATATTGTTCAGAAGCGATATTGGTCGGAAATCACCCACCAAACGAGCATTATCCTTCTTCGGAATCAGGACAATAAAAGAACCATTGATACTTCGATGACAAACATCCCCGTGGTAAAATTGATCACATAAGTCATAGAAGTCCTGAGAAATAATCGGCCAACATTTTTTGATAAAATTGGTATTAAACCCATCAGGTCCCAGAGATTTGTCAGAAGGGAGAGCAGCAACAATGCTATCAATTTCTTGCTTTGAAAATGGCTCATCTAACCAATGCAAGTCACTATGAAAGAATAACAAGCTAGGGAGATCAAAGACATTTTCCAAAAAATCTGAAGATCCCAAACGACATTTGAAGACATTCCAAAGCAGGTTAGCTTTAAGATCATGCTCCGAAAAGATTGAGCCACTGTCATCCGAGAGCAACACAATTGTATTACGACCATGCTTTACCGTTGCATGAACATGAAAGAATCTAGAGCAGATATCTCCATCGGTGACCCATTTGATGGAAGCCCGTTGCTTCCAATAAATTTTTTGAAACTGAAGCAACTCAGCATTCTTGGATTGCAACAACTCACGGAAATTCCATTCTTCAATCGAAAGGTCACTGTGTTCTTCAATAATATCAATGAACTCAATAATCAACTTAATTTGTCTCACAGTTTTGTCAATTTTTGGCAGAGATCGCTGCCACTCTTTGAGGATCTTTCTGGTGGACTTGAATTTTACTGTTAAGTTCTTCGCTTTGTCCAAAAGAATTGGCTGACCAGTCCAAGAATTTTGGAAAACAGTCATAAACTCATCGAATTGCAGCCAGAAATTTTCAAATCTAAAGATCTTGGGTTTGAGgacctttgacttgaaagaaatCAGACAAGGTACATGATCAGAGATATCCCTAGGTAGCATTGTTGCGTGGGTGTCAGGGTAACACACCGACCATTCTTGCGACATGAAAAACCAATCGAGTCTCTGAAGAAGGGGCTCCCTTTGCCTGTTCGACCAAGTAAAGGAGAGACCATGGAGGGGAATTTCCATCAGATCAAGCTGACTGATTGCCTCGTTAAATTTCAACATCAAGTTAATGTCCCCCCAGCGATATTTCTATTTTCAGGCCTACGCGTAAGGTTAAAGTCCCCAACAATCAACCAAAGCTTTTCCGAGGGCATATTAATATTGGAGAACCAGTGTAGGATTTCAATTTTTCCGATGCGGAGAACAGGGCgcgtaaatgtttgtgatgatccaAGATTCATCCGACGATATAGCAGAAAACTCAACCGAGAGAGCATACTCATTCTGAAAAATAGCACTGCCAACCAACTTCGAACTATTCCAAACAGTAATGAAACCCCCCGAATTTCCTATCGATGGAACAAAAGCAAACTCATCAAAGGAATTGGGACAGAACCTTCTGAGGTCAGCCCTGTCAAAAAATTCCTTCTTCGTCTCCTGCAAGCAGATGATGTCGCATTTGGATTCCCTAATCGCACAATGAATACCATTCCCCTTAACCACCGAGTTAAGTCCACGGACATTAAAACTTAAAACGGACCAGTTAGAAAAATTAATAGCATTGTGACTATTCATCGAAAGGATCAGGTTCGTCGATGAAAAGGAACCCAAACCCAATTACTGGGTGGGCAATAGAGTATCTGTTAGAACGAAGCGTAGAACTACCAGAAACCACAGAGTTCTTCAACACAACAAACAAACAAAGACGCCAGGGCCGAAACAGCCAAAAAGCCTGGCGAAAATGAGTCCTGCAAAATAACCCCACCCGGAGCAGCATCAACAGTTTAGGTGTCATCATCTGAAGGGTCTTGTTTCCTATCCTCCTTGTCTTTTTCCCTGACTTATTAGGGCCAACACAACCAGgggggttcttcttcttcttcagagCTTTGTCGGCCAGGTCCACTTCTGACAGGTTGCAAAAACTCTCCCCCAAGCGTTTGATAGTCTTAGCTGATAGGGAGGGGGACCCTCAAACTTGTGCTGACACatcaaacagttcttcttctggcAGGAACCCTGTCTGAACCCAGCCCGGGCGTCACGAAGTCTCTTGCTTCTCCTCAGGTCAAATTCCACAAGCATGTTTTGGGGGGGAGGAGGCCGGGTCTGAGGGAACAGAAGCGTTGTCAGCAGATTCCTCAGAGAGGACCGAATCAAGGAACTTGCCATCAGGGCACTTCCTGGGGATGACAAAGGGATGTGACTCAGCCTCTGGCTCCATCAGAGCAGAAGGAATATCTGAAGACAAGAAAGATTTTGACCAACTAAATGAATCTTTATGCAGCAAGTTGGATAAGAAAAAGGGCGCCCACTTCTTGGGAACCTGCACCGAGGGCACCGAATTACCAACCGGGGCAAAATAGTTAGCCCAGATCCTATAGAACTGGTCATTCCTTTTCCTTTCCAAGTGACTCAGCAAAACAGGGTCCGGCTGCCAGTCTTGCGAAAACATAAAGTTCAACACCACATTGCTGGGGCCATTAACGTTAGGCTCCACCGGTTGAGCATCAGGGATAACAATATCCCCTGGCACATGGAGATCTCCCTGAATTGGTGGGCCGTCAAACTCCTGGAGCCCAATCATAGGGGCATCACCCAAGGTAGGGGGCGGGGGCATTAAAGTGGGGCACCGGCCCAACAACCACCAGATCAACAGGAATCTGCCCATTCTGAATCTGCCCATTCTGCAACGGAGCACCATGAATGTGACTAGAAGAACTATCCGAGGACAGGTCCGAATGCGGATTGCTGACCTGCTGTTCGTCAGGTGGCAGGTCCAGTTGGGGCTGCTGCACAGGTGGATCATTAACAATCCATTGGTCCCAATCTCCTTGAATGTTGTCTGCTAGCTGGGCTTGGACATTGTCTTCTGGCGGGAAATTAAGATCCCAGCCCGCAGCCGGCACAGGTTGACCCAGACCAAAAAACTCAAGAGGAAGCTATTGACCATCCTCCGGGACCACTGGCACCGTGTCCTCATCTTGAGGCTGACCCCCAGCAAAGTTTGCTGGATGATCTCGCACTGCACTGTCCACGAGTCACCAATAAAGCCGTCAGCTTCTGAAAAACAATGAACTGTGGGACCTCCTCCAGAGACGTGACCCGAACCCTGAGCAAAGTCCTGTAAACATTGCGTCTGTCCTCTTCCCACAAGATCAATCTACCGAAAGAACCAATAGCCGCCTGCAAGTATTCTGATGAACGGTAATCCAGGGGGAATCCCAACAACATAAGCCAGCATTCCCGATTAAATAAAAGGGCTATATGATTCCAAGCATCGTTATGCCGCTGAGCAGTGAAGGAGGCATCGAGGTATTGTTGCGGACCGAGCAGGACGAGATTGTCTCTTTCAAGCACGCTACTAAACTGAACCAGAACCTGACCCAGGTGCGACCGCTGGATATCGCGCACCCCAAGCCGCCTGTGCTCCACAAGGTATTCTCTGACCACATCCCTCACCGCCAGGAAAGTAATCTCATGATCAGGTAAAGGTTGAATGTTGATAATAGCCCAGTCCTCATGCAATGGCGAGAGGCGCCTAGTCACTGACCTGGCCATAATCTCCCGGTGAAGGACCACCGAAGCGCTGAAGCCCGGCGGGAGAAAGGGTTCAGGATCAACACGCCTATACGCCATCAGAGCAGGAATTGAAGATCGCCAACCAGCGGACGAAGACGGAGCAGGTTGGGGTTTTGGTGAGGTGACACCCAAAGAAAGTGTCAGGGACTGAAGGGGTGTCGATTCGGATTTTTTAATACCTCCCAGGCGAACTCCTCGA
It encodes:
- the LOC100216569 gene encoding Amino acid transporter AVT1C, whose translation is MRSSVSERSLIIESDDDDDDHPQSRSSAAARSRRRHHQHEEDSAAGSDSDSGSSSSSCGTPRGPATDSSYTQQWPQSYRQSIDILSSVQSPNLSFLGTPTLSRLSNSFRGKTPEIISNLVKPLLRPTTSDDHHHHHQQQPEERKSSQYLLPSRKPSLQQIPEDQKPVPVAHEVSPYHKCTYTQAVVNGINVLCGVGILSTPYAIKQGGWLGLVILCLFAILAWYTGVLLRRCLDSKEGLETYPDIGHAAFGATGRIAISIILYVELYACCIEYLILEGDNLSKLFPNAHLSVGSLTMNSHVLFTILTTIIVMPTTWLRDLSCLSYLSAGGVFASILGVICLFWVGVVDNVGFENKGTALNLPGIPIAIGLYGYCYSGHGVFPNIYSSLKKRNQFPSILFTCIGLSTILFAGAAVMGYKMFGEATQSQFTLNLPENLVVSKIAVWTTVANPITKYALTITPLTMSLEELLPPNQQKYSNIVMLRSALVVSTLLIALSVPFFGLVMALVGSLLTMLVTYILPCACFLAILRRKVSWHQVAVCSFIIVVGVCCACVGTYSSLSKIIQNYT
- the LOC100216569 gene encoding amino acid transporter AVT1C isoform X1, giving the protein MRSSVSERSLIIESDDDDDDHPQSRSSAAARSRRRHHQHEEDSAAGSDSDSGSSSSSCGTPRGPATDSSYTQQWPQSYRQSIDILSSVQSPNLSFLGTPTLSRLSNSFRGKTPEIISNLVKPLLRPTTSDDHHHHHQQQPEERKSSQYLLPSRKPSLQQIPEDQKPVPVAHEVSPYHKCTYTQAVVNGINVLCGVGILSTPYAIKQGGWLGLVILCLFAILAWYTGVLLRRCLDSKEGLETYPDIGHAAFGATGRIAISIILYVELYACCIEYLILEGDNLSKLFPNAHLSVGSLTMNSHVLFTILTTIIVMPTTWLRDLSCLSYLSAGGVFASILGVICLFWVGVVDNVGFENKGTALNLPGIPIAIGLYGYCYSGHGVFPNIYSSLKKRNQFPSILFTCIGLSTILFAGAAVMGYKMFGEATQSQFTLNLPENLVVSKIAVWTTVANPITKYPFLYLAGTCDGLSWFFTYDACDLYSTLRVLFSNS